One stretch of Actinacidiphila sp. DG2A-62 DNA includes these proteins:
- a CDS encoding FecCD family ABC transporter permease, with product MRRANARRATGLLLAVALLAVVATASVAIGARDVPVDHVWHGLFHYSGTDDDVVVRRLRVPRTLLGLLAGAALGIAGAAMQALTRNPLADPGLLGVNAGAAAAVVTGISFFGIDSTTGYVWFALAGAALVATLVYAVGGTRSATPVRLALAGTAVTALLQGWTSAVELTDNVALDRMRFWQVGSLAAADMSTVRHVAPFIAAGVLLALATARPLNAVALGDDTARGLGARLGRTRLLVMIAVTLLCGAATAACGPIVFVGLMVPHVVRGITGPDMRWIVPYAAVLSPVLLLGADVIGRVVTRPAELQVGIVTAVLGGPVFILLVRRRKMAEL from the coding sequence GTGCGCCGGGCGAACGCCCGCAGGGCCACCGGGCTGCTGCTGGCCGTCGCGCTGCTCGCCGTGGTCGCGACCGCGAGCGTCGCCATCGGCGCCCGCGACGTGCCCGTGGACCACGTGTGGCACGGCCTGTTCCACTACTCCGGCACCGACGACGACGTGGTGGTGCGCAGACTCCGCGTCCCGCGCACCCTGCTGGGCCTGCTGGCGGGCGCCGCGCTCGGCATCGCCGGCGCCGCGATGCAGGCGCTGACCCGCAACCCGCTCGCCGACCCCGGACTGCTCGGCGTCAACGCGGGCGCGGCGGCGGCCGTCGTCACCGGCATCAGCTTCTTCGGGATCGACTCGACCACCGGCTACGTCTGGTTCGCGCTGGCGGGCGCCGCGCTGGTGGCCACGCTCGTGTACGCGGTCGGCGGCACCAGGTCGGCCACGCCGGTACGGCTCGCGCTGGCCGGCACCGCCGTCACCGCGCTGCTCCAGGGCTGGACCAGTGCCGTCGAACTGACCGACAACGTCGCGCTGGACCGGATGCGGTTCTGGCAGGTCGGCTCGCTCGCCGCGGCCGACATGTCGACGGTGCGCCATGTCGCCCCGTTCATCGCCGCCGGCGTGCTGCTCGCGCTCGCCACCGCGCGCCCGCTCAACGCGGTCGCCCTCGGCGACGACACCGCCCGGGGCCTCGGCGCCCGACTGGGCCGCACCCGGCTGCTGGTGATGATCGCGGTCACCCTGCTGTGCGGGGCGGCGACCGCGGCCTGCGGGCCGATCGTCTTCGTCGGGCTGATGGTGCCGCACGTCGTACGCGGCATCACCGGGCCCGACATGCGCTGGATCGTGCCGTACGCGGCGGTGCTCTCGCCGGTGCTGCTGCTCGGCGCCGACGTGATCGGACGCGTCGTCACCCGGCCCGCGGAACTCCAGGTCGGCATCGTCACCGCGGTGCTCGGCGGACCCGTCTTCATCCTCCTCGTCAGGCGCCGAAAGATGGCAGAGCTGTGA
- a CDS encoding ABC transporter substrate-binding protein, with the protein MHTSRFAVTSGMSRRGLLAAGGSVGLGALLAACGGSDGDSSGSGSGDGGGKGTSSAKAPSGPWTFTDDRKKTVRLDRAPTRLVAYVGVAAALHDYGIECTGVFGPTKLKNGSPDAQAGDLDVSKVTVLGNAWGEFNIEKYASLAPQLLISHIYQAPALWYVPEESADKILALAPSIGVDLAGVPLTKPLQRYADLAASLGADMTSGQNAAQKTRFEQASAGLRAAVKAHPGISVLACSASADSFYISTPASAADLSYYKSLGVDFVVPNKVEGGFFETLSWENADKYKADVLMLDNRSASLQPKDLTGKPTWGQLPAVKAGQVLGWPSEPIFSYAKCAVQIEALTKAITTAKKVS; encoded by the coding sequence ATGCATACCTCCCGTTTCGCAGTGACGTCCGGAATGTCCCGGCGCGGACTCCTCGCCGCCGGCGGCTCCGTGGGCCTCGGCGCGCTCCTCGCCGCGTGCGGGGGCTCGGACGGCGACTCCTCGGGCAGCGGCTCGGGTGACGGCGGCGGCAAGGGGACGTCCTCCGCCAAGGCGCCCTCCGGCCCGTGGACGTTCACCGACGACCGCAAGAAGACCGTCAGGCTCGACCGCGCGCCCACCAGGCTGGTCGCCTACGTCGGCGTCGCCGCCGCCCTCCACGACTACGGCATCGAGTGCACCGGAGTCTTCGGCCCGACCAAGCTCAAGAACGGCTCCCCCGACGCGCAGGCCGGCGACCTGGACGTCTCCAAGGTCACCGTGCTCGGCAACGCCTGGGGCGAGTTCAACATCGAGAAGTACGCCTCGCTCGCCCCGCAGCTGCTGATCAGCCACATCTACCAGGCCCCGGCGCTGTGGTACGTGCCCGAGGAGAGCGCCGACAAGATCCTCGCGCTCGCGCCCAGCATCGGCGTCGACCTCGCCGGCGTCCCGCTGACCAAGCCGCTCCAGCGCTACGCCGACCTCGCCGCCTCCCTCGGCGCGGACATGACGTCCGGTCAGAACGCCGCGCAGAAGACCCGTTTCGAGCAGGCGTCGGCCGGCCTGCGCGCCGCGGTCAAGGCCCACCCCGGCATCTCTGTGCTGGCCTGCTCGGCGAGCGCCGACTCCTTCTACATCTCCACCCCGGCCTCGGCCGCCGACCTCAGCTACTACAAGAGCCTCGGCGTGGACTTCGTCGTGCCGAACAAGGTCGAGGGCGGCTTCTTCGAGACCCTCAGCTGGGAGAACGCCGACAAGTACAAGGCCGACGTGCTGATGCTCGACAACCGCTCGGCGAGCCTGCAGCCCAAGGACCTCACCGGCAAGCCCACCTGGGGGCAGCTGCCCGCGGTCAAGGCCGGGCAGGTCCTCGGCTGGCCCAGCGAGCCGATCTTCTCCTACGCCAAGTGCGCCGTCCAGATCGAGGCCCTGACCAAGGCCATCACCACAGCGAAGAAGGTGAGCTGA
- a CDS encoding siderophore-interacting protein, whose translation MTIADQEQAGPRTTPRAAATHDEPAAPRVPYGFFHPRVVATRRLSPTLVRVVLGCDELSAVVSGGRDQRFKLFLPQPGQDAPVLPEVLDLDWYPRWRELDPAVRGIMRTYTIRAVRQDPPEIDVDFALHGDLGPASRWARRAAPGDTVSILAPVVHDNGGVEFQLPQDARWALLAADETALPAVAGILGSLPVGLPVRVWIEVAHPDDRVDLPTRADAEITWLVRPCSPVAESVAAAELPGPAGTGYAWIAGEASHVRALRRHLVGERGLDRRRVSFTGYWRRGTTEDDLLEAAVAAAAAD comes from the coding sequence ATGACGATCGCCGACCAGGAGCAGGCCGGACCCCGGACCACCCCGCGAGCCGCCGCGACGCACGACGAGCCGGCCGCGCCCCGCGTCCCGTACGGCTTCTTCCACCCGCGGGTGGTCGCGACGCGGCGGCTGTCCCCGACGCTGGTGCGCGTCGTGCTCGGCTGCGACGAGCTGAGCGCGGTGGTCAGCGGCGGCCGCGACCAGCGGTTCAAGCTGTTCCTGCCGCAGCCGGGCCAGGACGCGCCGGTGCTGCCCGAGGTGCTGGACCTCGACTGGTACCCGCGGTGGCGGGAGCTCGACCCGGCGGTGCGCGGCATCATGCGCACGTACACGATCCGCGCGGTGCGGCAGGACCCGCCCGAGATCGACGTGGACTTCGCCCTGCACGGCGACCTCGGGCCGGCCTCGCGCTGGGCGCGGCGGGCCGCGCCCGGCGACACGGTGTCGATCCTCGCGCCGGTGGTCCACGACAACGGCGGCGTCGAGTTCCAGCTGCCGCAGGACGCCCGGTGGGCGCTGCTCGCCGCGGACGAGACCGCGCTGCCCGCCGTCGCCGGCATCCTGGGGTCGCTGCCGGTGGGACTGCCGGTGCGCGTCTGGATCGAGGTCGCCCACCCCGACGACCGCGTCGACCTGCCGACCCGGGCCGACGCCGAGATCACCTGGCTGGTCCGCCCCTGCTCCCCCGTCGCCGAGTCCGTCGCGGCGGCCGAGCTGCCCGGCCCCGCCGGCACCGGCTACGCCTGGATCGCCGGCGAGGCGTCGCACGTGCGCGCCCTGCGCCGCCACCTGGTCGGCGAACGCGGCCTGGACCGCCGCAGGGTCTCCTTCACCGGCTACTGGCGCCGCGGCACCACGGAGGACGACCTGCTGGAGGCCGCGGTGGCGGCAGCGGCGGCCGACTGA
- a CDS encoding HAD-IIA family hydrolase, translating to MTLRTTPDGSTEALDTAYDTALLDLDGVVYAGGDAIDHAVESLEAARGHGMRLAYVTNNAARTPQAVAEHLTRLGVPAAAEDVVTSAQAVARLIADQVPAGAKVLVAGGEGLWTALRERGLVPVESAEDGPAAAVQGYAPDLRWSQLREMAYAVNAGVPWFASNTDLTIPSPRGIAPGNGAAVEVVRIATGGTPQVAGKPLPPMHRETVIRTGARRPLVVGDRLDTDIEGAFAGGVDSLLVLTGVTTPAALLAAGPRHRPTYVGADLRDLLAPHPEVRAADGSGADSGFACGGWTAVADTASGALRADGGGAPLDGLRALCAAAWTAAADGRCDLDAAKALARVGF from the coding sequence ATGACCCTTCGGACCACGCCGGACGGCAGCACCGAGGCGCTGGACACGGCGTACGACACGGCGCTGCTGGACCTGGACGGCGTCGTGTACGCGGGCGGCGACGCCATCGACCACGCCGTGGAGTCGCTGGAGGCGGCGCGCGGGCACGGCATGAGGCTGGCGTACGTGACGAACAACGCGGCCCGTACGCCGCAGGCCGTCGCCGAGCATCTGACGCGGCTCGGGGTGCCCGCGGCGGCCGAGGACGTGGTGACCTCCGCGCAGGCGGTGGCCCGGCTGATCGCGGACCAGGTGCCGGCGGGCGCGAAGGTCCTGGTGGCGGGTGGTGAGGGGTTGTGGACGGCGCTGCGCGAACGCGGCCTGGTCCCGGTGGAGTCCGCGGAGGACGGCCCGGCCGCCGCGGTCCAGGGCTACGCGCCGGACCTGCGCTGGTCGCAGCTGCGGGAGATGGCCTACGCGGTCAACGCGGGCGTGCCGTGGTTCGCCTCGAACACCGACCTGACCATCCCCAGTCCGCGGGGGATCGCGCCGGGCAACGGCGCGGCCGTGGAGGTGGTGCGGATCGCCACCGGCGGCACGCCGCAGGTGGCGGGCAAGCCGCTGCCGCCGATGCACCGCGAGACGGTGATCAGGACCGGCGCGCGCCGGCCGCTGGTGGTCGGGGACCGGCTGGACACCGACATCGAGGGGGCGTTCGCGGGCGGCGTCGACTCGCTGCTGGTCCTGACCGGGGTGACCACGCCGGCCGCGCTGCTCGCCGCCGGGCCGCGGCACCGGCCCACCTACGTCGGCGCGGACCTGCGGGACCTGCTGGCGCCGCATCCGGAGGTCCGCGCGGCGGACGGCTCCGGGGCGGACTCCGGCTTCGCCTGCGGCGGTTGGACGGCGGTCGCCGACACCGCGTCCGGCGCCCTGCGCGCCGACGGCGGCGGCGCGCCGCTGGACGGCCTGCGCGCGCTGTGCGCCGCCGCCTGGACGGCGGCGGCGGACGGCCGGTGCGATCTGGACGCGGCGAAGGCGCTGGCGCGGGTCGGCTTCTGA
- a CDS encoding DUF1015 domain-containing protein yields the protein MDTPGIPGTPGAPETPEPSPERGLCLAPFRGLRYVPERVGSLAAVTSPPYDVVVRPDGQRRLETADPYNVVRLILPDAATAEEQHRKAARTLDRWLRDGVLAPDPRPALYVYEQRDGDHLQRGVIGALRLSPPEDGVVLPHEDVMPGPVADRAALMRATGANLEPLLLAYRGGVATAEVVERVAAGDAAPGQGTPGDAAPRDGRSGDAATGPAPHGRRAPARADATRPVAPLLTTTTDDGVRHRLWALTDPADLAAVTADLATRQALIADGHHRWATYRRLQAAHPPGTPWDFGLVLLVDTARYPLRVRAIHRVLPRLRAADALAAAAEVFRVRRLDGGLDRALAALADSAADGNAFVLAGDGFHLLDRPDPARLDARVPHDRPETWRRLDATVLHSLLLDHVWRVPDTPDHIRYIHDTREAVALAERLGGTAVLLHPVRERVVLDLARQGVMMPRKSTSFGPKAGGLVMRRVDLA from the coding sequence ATGGACACCCCCGGCATTCCCGGCACGCCCGGCGCCCCGGAGACCCCGGAGCCGTCGCCGGAGCGCGGGCTGTGCCTCGCGCCCTTCCGCGGCCTGCGCTACGTGCCCGAGCGGGTCGGCAGCCTGGCCGCCGTCACCTCGCCGCCGTACGACGTGGTGGTGCGCCCCGACGGCCAGCGCCGGCTGGAGACCGCCGACCCGTACAACGTGGTCCGGCTGATCCTGCCCGACGCCGCGACCGCCGAGGAGCAGCACCGCAAGGCCGCCCGCACCCTCGACCGCTGGCTGCGCGACGGCGTGCTCGCCCCCGACCCGCGACCGGCGCTCTACGTCTACGAGCAGCGCGACGGCGACCACCTCCAGCGCGGCGTGATCGGCGCGCTGCGGCTGAGCCCGCCGGAGGACGGCGTCGTGCTGCCGCACGAGGACGTGATGCCCGGCCCGGTCGCCGACCGCGCCGCGCTGATGCGCGCGACCGGCGCGAACCTCGAACCGCTGCTACTGGCCTACCGCGGCGGGGTGGCGACCGCCGAGGTCGTCGAACGCGTCGCGGCCGGGGACGCGGCCCCCGGACAAGGGACGCCGGGGGACGCGGCGCCGAGGGACGGACGATCCGGGGACGCGGCCACCGGGCCGGCTCCCCACGGACGCCGCGCGCCCGCGCGTGCCGACGCCACCCGTCCCGTCGCGCCCCTGCTGACCACGACGACCGACGACGGCGTACGGCACCGGCTGTGGGCGCTCACCGACCCCGCCGACCTCGCCGCCGTCACCGCCGACCTCGCCACCCGCCAGGCGCTGATCGCCGACGGCCACCACCGCTGGGCCACCTACCGCCGCCTGCAGGCCGCACACCCGCCCGGCACCCCCTGGGACTTCGGCCTGGTCCTGCTCGTCGACACCGCCCGCTACCCGCTGCGGGTCCGGGCCATCCACCGCGTCCTGCCGCGGCTGCGCGCCGCCGACGCCCTGGCCGCCGCCGCGGAAGTCTTCCGGGTACGCCGCCTGGACGGCGGTCTCGACCGGGCGCTCGCCGCCCTGGCCGACTCCGCCGCGGACGGCAACGCCTTCGTCCTGGCCGGCGACGGCTTCCACCTGCTCGACCGGCCGGACCCGGCGCGGCTGGACGCCCGCGTGCCGCACGACCGCCCCGAGACCTGGCGCCGCCTGGACGCCACCGTGCTGCACAGCCTGCTGCTCGACCACGTCTGGCGGGTGCCGGACACCCCCGACCACATCCGCTACATCCACGACACGCGGGAGGCCGTCGCGCTGGCCGAACGCCTCGGCGGCACGGCCGTGTTGCTGCACCCGGTACGCGAACGCGTGGTGCTCGACCTGGCCCGGCAGGGGGTGATGATGCCCCGCAAGTCGACGTCCTTCGGGCCCAAGGCCGGCGGCCTGGTCATGCGGCGCGTCGACCTCGCCTGA